In the genome of Moorena sp. SIOASIH, the window ATTGAACTGACCTTAACCAATCGAGATGCCATGGGTTTCCGGATGTTGCTGGGGCGTCAAGCTGTGCAGAGGCGCTTTCTGGTAGACTCGGGTCATTCCTTTCTACAAAGTTCAACTACGAGTCACCAGACCAATGATAGGAGTAATCAAGGGTCAATAACCCCACCCTAAGAGGATGGGGCTTGAACAGACAATCAACTGTTCGTGTTTGACTAGATCATTGAGCCGAACCTTGGCACGAACGTCTGAATTCTTCCCCAGTTCAGACCTCTTCAAAACTGTGTTGTCAGTTGCTGCTAAAGACAGGACATCTTAGATTCGGTGATCGAGGGGACGAGTTGTTGACTCAAATACTTTTCTCGTGAGGTTTATCACCATGTTACGAGTTCCAGTTATTTCACCAGACGGAAAACCGTTAATGCCTACAAAAGCTTCTCGTGCCCGTCGTTGGCTTAAACAAGGTCTTGCTGTTGTCTACCCAAATGATCTAAATGTTTTTGCCGTTCAGTTGGTTAATCAACCATCTGGCTATCAAACCCAGGATATTGCCGCTGGGATTGACCCTGGGAAATTATTTTCTGGTATTGCTGTTCAGTCAAGTCATGCCACTCTTTGGACAGGTCATCTAGTTCTTCCGTACAAAAAAGTACGCGAACGCATGGATACTAGGCGAACGATGCGAAGAACTCGAAGAGGTCGTCGAATAAATCGCAAAGTACCTTACTATAACAGGTCTCATAGGCAAAAGCGATTCTCGAACAGGGAAAGCAAAAAGGTGCCTCCTTCAATTCGAGCAAACCGCCAATTGGAGCAACGGGTAGTCAAGGAACTTAGCTTTTTGTATCCATTAAAAACCATTGTCTATGAAGTGGTTAAAGCAAGAGGGAACAAGGGTTTTTCTCCTGTCATGGTAGGGCAATACTGGGCAATATCTCAGTTAGAGAAAATAGCCCCAGTGACTCAAAAACAAGGTTGGGAGACTGCTCTAAAAAGGGAGGCTATAGGACTGGTCAAAGACAAAACCGACAAAAGTCGGCAGACAGTCAATACTCATGCAATAGATGGAATAGCTTTAGCTGCTACTCATTTCTTCCGGCGCAAGAATTACTATCACAGCAAAGGTAAATTGAGTATCCCAGAAAACTGCAATATAACTAACGCTTTGTTTTCTTTTATTAGACGTGCTCCTATAAGTCGTCGTCAGTTACACCTATTACAGTTTTCCAAAGGTGGAAAACGTCGTAAATACGGTGGAACAACTACTAGTCATAGCTTTCGTAAAGGAGACTACGTTGAAGCAGTCAAAGCCGGGACGACCT includes:
- a CDS encoding RRXRR domain-containing protein gives rise to the protein MLRVPVISPDGKPLMPTKASRARRWLKQGLAVVYPNDLNVFAVQLVNQPSGYQTQDIAAGIDPGKLFSGIAVQSSHATLWTGHLVLPYKKVRERMDTRRTMRRTRRGRRINRKVPYYNRSHRQKRFSNRESKKVPPSIRANRQLEQRVVKELSFLYPLKTIVYEVVKARGNKGFSPVMVGQYWAISQLEKIAPVTQKQGWETALKREAIGLVKDKTDKSRQTVNTHAIDGIALAATHFFRRKNYYHSKGKLSIPENCNITNALFSFIRRAPISRRQLHLLQFSKGGKRRKYGGTTTSHSFRKGDYVEAVKAGTTYRGWVSGETAKQVSVSDINWKRIGQFTARKVRLLKRSTGLLVNY